One stretch of Cervus canadensis isolate Bull #8, Minnesota chromosome 5, ASM1932006v1, whole genome shotgun sequence DNA includes these proteins:
- the NOXA1 gene encoding NADPH oxidase activator 1 isoform X5 produces the protein MPSLGDLLRDWHQGAQAVARGDWDCALRLFSSFSEPPARAFDQAVTKDTCLAVGFLQRGVANFQLERFQEALSDFQRTLAQLRDNTTIDYTQLGLRFKLQAWEVLFNVAAVQSQLGLWAKAACSLGDAISKGPEGARSDLDIALGQVQKQVPLQPRQVPRGEVFRPHRRHLEHLEPVDFLGKAKVLASALAADSQRAAPPQPQALDACAEARPGAAAWACDTAPGRAGTPCSPRTPADTEMEVSSGQAGQHDHSTPVTHESAHGELAGQQVPPGLLAAGGPSPGPSEEPAGAGGMTSGDSESLVTVTVQCALTLTLTAPRGADLSSLRALMSQALPRHAQHAQLRWARTTWQGGEGALGWAPLSRALQEGRVRQRLSRSEVSTLRSCSPTQPPLRRLFAATETPARTGAGCPCLGMRRCGGPGGTRLAPGVCSCSAGEWAAGRPSTRWWPSTSTPPRGPRIWPCSQETPWTSCAKWTRHGWRATVMGASASSPRALPARLRGTPEELGGGGQGGEGLIKASASHVCDLSLRLTAERA, from the exons ATGCCCTCGCTCGGGGACCTGCTGCGCGACTGGCACCAGGGCGCGCAGGCCGTGGCGCGCGGGGACTGGGACTGCGCCCTGCGCCTCTTCTCGAGCTTCTCGGAGCCGCCCGCCAGG GCATTTGACCAGGCAGTGACCAAGGACACCTGCTTGGCTGTCGGCTTCCTCCAGCGCGGAGTGGCCAACTTCCAGCTGGAGAG GTTCCAGGAGGCCCTGTCGGACTTCCAGCGCACCCTGGCCCAGCTGAGGGACAACACCACCATCGACTACACCCAGCTGGGCCTGCGGTTCAAGCTGCAAGCCTGGGAG GTGCTGTTCAATGTGGCTGCAGTGCAGAGCCAGCTGGGGCTCTGGGCCAAGGCCGCCTGCAGCCTGGGGGACGCCATCTCCAAGGGGCCGGAAGGGGCCCGCAGCGACCTGGACATCGCCCTGGGCCAAGTGCAG AAACAGGTCCCCCTGCAGCCTCGGCAGGTCCCCAGGGGTGAGGTCTTCCGGCCCCATAGGCGGCACCTGGAGCACCTGGAGCCTGTGGATTTCCTGGGCAAGGCCAAG GTGCTGGCCTCTGCCCTCGCCGCCGACTCACAGAGGGCCGCCCCGCCGCAGCCGCAG GCTCTGGACGCGTGTGCTGAAGCCAGGCCCGGGGCCGCTGCATG ggcctGTGACACTGCCCCTGGCAGAGCTGGCACCCCCTGCAGCCCCAGGACACCTGCTGACACGGAGATGGAGGTCAGCTCCGGCCAGGCTGGGCAGCACGACCACAGCACGCCGGTCACCCACGAG AGTGCCCACGGGGAGCTTGCTGGCCAGCAGGTTCCTCCAG GGCTGCTGGCAGCCGGGGGGCCCAGCCCTGGCCCCTCCGAGGAACCCGCTGGCGCTGGG GGCATGACTTCGGGGGACTCTGAGTCCTTGGTGACCGTCACCGTGCAGTGTGCCCTCACCCTGACCCTGACGGCCCCGAGAGGAGCTGACCTGTCCAGCCTGCGGGCCCTGATGAGCCAGGCCCTGCCCCGCCATGCCCAGCATGCCCAGCTCAGGTGGGCCAGGACGACGTggcagggcggggagggggctctgGGCTGGGCACCTCTCAGCCGTGCCCTGCAGGAGGGCCGGGTCCGTCAGAGGCTTTCGAGGTCAGAGGTGAGCACCCTCCGAAGCTGCTCACCCACGCAGCCCCCTCTGAGGCGTCTCTTTGCAGCTACCGAGACCCCAGCAAGGACGGGCGCTGGATGCCCCTGTCTGGGGATGAGGCGCTGCGGAGGGCCTGGCGGGACGCGGCTGGCCCCGGGGGTCTGCAGCTGCAGTGCCGG GGAGTGGGCGGCCGGCCGGCCCTCTACCAGGTGGTGGCCCAGCACGTCTACTCCGCCCAGAGGCCCGAGGATCTGGCCTTGCAGCCAGGAGACACCGTGGACGTCCTGTGCGAAG TGGACCAGGCATGGCTGGAGGGCCACTGTGATGGGCGCGTCGGCATCTTCCCCAAGAGCTTTGCCGGCCCGGCTGCGCGGCACGCCTGAGGAGCTCGGTGGAGGAGGCCAGGGCGGGGAGGGTTTAATAAAGGCCTCTGCCTCCCACGTGTGTGACCTGTCTCTGCGCTTGACCGCTGAGAGGGCCTGA
- the NOXA1 gene encoding NADPH oxidase activator 1 isoform X1 — protein sequence MPSLGDLLRDWHQGAQAVARGDWDCALRLFSSFSEPPARVSFNVGCVHLLAGDPEAALRAFDQAVTKDTCLAVGFLQRGVANFQLERFQEALSDFQRTLAQLRDNTTIDYTQLGLRFKLQAWEVLFNVAAVQSQLGLWAKAACSLGDAISKGPEGARSDLDIALGQVQKQVPLQPRQVPRGEVFRPHRRHLEHLEPVDFLGKAKVLASALAADSQRAAPPQPQALDACAEARPGAAAWACDTAPGRAGTPCSPRTPADTEMEVSSGQAGQHDHSTPVTHESAHGELAGQQVPPGLLAAGGPSPGPSEEPAGAGGMTSGDSESLVTVTVQCALTLTLTAPRGADLSSLRALMSQALPRHAQHAQLRWARTTWQGGEGALGWAPLSRALQEGRVRQRLSRSEVSTLRSCSPTQPPLRRLFAATETPARTGAGCPCLGMRRCGGPGGTRLAPGVCSCSAGEWAAGRPSTRWWPSTSTPPRGPRIWPCSQETPWTSCAKWTRHGWRATVMGASASSPRALPARLRGTPEELGGGGQGGEGLIKASASHVCDLSLRLTAERA from the exons ATGCCCTCGCTCGGGGACCTGCTGCGCGACTGGCACCAGGGCGCGCAGGCCGTGGCGCGCGGGGACTGGGACTGCGCCCTGCGCCTCTTCTCGAGCTTCTCGGAGCCGCCCGCCAGGGTGAGCTTCAACGTGGGCTGCGTGCACCTGCTGGCCGGGGACCCGGAGGCCGCGCTGCGG GCATTTGACCAGGCAGTGACCAAGGACACCTGCTTGGCTGTCGGCTTCCTCCAGCGCGGAGTGGCCAACTTCCAGCTGGAGAG GTTCCAGGAGGCCCTGTCGGACTTCCAGCGCACCCTGGCCCAGCTGAGGGACAACACCACCATCGACTACACCCAGCTGGGCCTGCGGTTCAAGCTGCAAGCCTGGGAG GTGCTGTTCAATGTGGCTGCAGTGCAGAGCCAGCTGGGGCTCTGGGCCAAGGCCGCCTGCAGCCTGGGGGACGCCATCTCCAAGGGGCCGGAAGGGGCCCGCAGCGACCTGGACATCGCCCTGGGCCAAGTGCAG AAACAGGTCCCCCTGCAGCCTCGGCAGGTCCCCAGGGGTGAGGTCTTCCGGCCCCATAGGCGGCACCTGGAGCACCTGGAGCCTGTGGATTTCCTGGGCAAGGCCAAG GTGCTGGCCTCTGCCCTCGCCGCCGACTCACAGAGGGCCGCCCCGCCGCAGCCGCAG GCTCTGGACGCGTGTGCTGAAGCCAGGCCCGGGGCCGCTGCATG ggcctGTGACACTGCCCCTGGCAGAGCTGGCACCCCCTGCAGCCCCAGGACACCTGCTGACACGGAGATGGAGGTCAGCTCCGGCCAGGCTGGGCAGCACGACCACAGCACGCCGGTCACCCACGAG AGTGCCCACGGGGAGCTTGCTGGCCAGCAGGTTCCTCCAG GGCTGCTGGCAGCCGGGGGGCCCAGCCCTGGCCCCTCCGAGGAACCCGCTGGCGCTGGG GGCATGACTTCGGGGGACTCTGAGTCCTTGGTGACCGTCACCGTGCAGTGTGCCCTCACCCTGACCCTGACGGCCCCGAGAGGAGCTGACCTGTCCAGCCTGCGGGCCCTGATGAGCCAGGCCCTGCCCCGCCATGCCCAGCATGCCCAGCTCAGGTGGGCCAGGACGACGTggcagggcggggagggggctctgGGCTGGGCACCTCTCAGCCGTGCCCTGCAGGAGGGCCGGGTCCGTCAGAGGCTTTCGAGGTCAGAGGTGAGCACCCTCCGAAGCTGCTCACCCACGCAGCCCCCTCTGAGGCGTCTCTTTGCAGCTACCGAGACCCCAGCAAGGACGGGCGCTGGATGCCCCTGTCTGGGGATGAGGCGCTGCGGAGGGCCTGGCGGGACGCGGCTGGCCCCGGGGGTCTGCAGCTGCAGTGCCGG GGAGTGGGCGGCCGGCCGGCCCTCTACCAGGTGGTGGCCCAGCACGTCTACTCCGCCCAGAGGCCCGAGGATCTGGCCTTGCAGCCAGGAGACACCGTGGACGTCCTGTGCGAAG TGGACCAGGCATGGCTGGAGGGCCACTGTGATGGGCGCGTCGGCATCTTCCCCAAGAGCTTTGCCGGCCCGGCTGCGCGGCACGCCTGAGGAGCTCGGTGGAGGAGGCCAGGGCGGGGAGGGTTTAATAAAGGCCTCTGCCTCCCACGTGTGTGACCTGTCTCTGCGCTTGACCGCTGAGAGGGCCTGA
- the NOXA1 gene encoding NADPH oxidase activator 1 isoform X6, which yields MPSLGDLLRDWHQGAQAVARGDWDCALRLFSSFSEPPARVSFNVGCVHLLAGDPEAALRAFDQAVTKDTCLAVGFLQRGVANFQLERFQEALSDFQRTLAQLRDNTTIDYTQLGLRFKLQAWEVLFNVAAVQSQLGLWAKAACSLGDAISKGPEGARSDLDIALGQVQKQVPLQPRQVPRGEVFRPHRRHLEHLEPVDFLGKAKVLASALAADSQRAAPPQPQALDACAEARPGAAAWACDTAPGRAGTPCSPRTPADTEMEVSSGQAGQHDHSTPVTHESAHGELAGQQVPPGLLAAGGPSPGPSEEPAGAGGMTSGDSESLVTVTVQCALTLTLTAPRGADLSSLRALMSQALPRHAQHAQLSYRDPSKDGRWMPLSGDEALRRAWRDAAGPGGLQLQCRVSRVGAGAACPSPGAELTRQSSPCRREWAAGRPSTRWWPSTSTPPRGPRIWPCSQETPWTSCAKWTRHGWRATVMGASASSPRALPARLRGTPEELGGGGQGGEGLIKASASHVCDLSLRLTAERA from the exons ATGCCCTCGCTCGGGGACCTGCTGCGCGACTGGCACCAGGGCGCGCAGGCCGTGGCGCGCGGGGACTGGGACTGCGCCCTGCGCCTCTTCTCGAGCTTCTCGGAGCCGCCCGCCAGGGTGAGCTTCAACGTGGGCTGCGTGCACCTGCTGGCCGGGGACCCGGAGGCCGCGCTGCGG GCATTTGACCAGGCAGTGACCAAGGACACCTGCTTGGCTGTCGGCTTCCTCCAGCGCGGAGTGGCCAACTTCCAGCTGGAGAG GTTCCAGGAGGCCCTGTCGGACTTCCAGCGCACCCTGGCCCAGCTGAGGGACAACACCACCATCGACTACACCCAGCTGGGCCTGCGGTTCAAGCTGCAAGCCTGGGAG GTGCTGTTCAATGTGGCTGCAGTGCAGAGCCAGCTGGGGCTCTGGGCCAAGGCCGCCTGCAGCCTGGGGGACGCCATCTCCAAGGGGCCGGAAGGGGCCCGCAGCGACCTGGACATCGCCCTGGGCCAAGTGCAG AAACAGGTCCCCCTGCAGCCTCGGCAGGTCCCCAGGGGTGAGGTCTTCCGGCCCCATAGGCGGCACCTGGAGCACCTGGAGCCTGTGGATTTCCTGGGCAAGGCCAAG GTGCTGGCCTCTGCCCTCGCCGCCGACTCACAGAGGGCCGCCCCGCCGCAGCCGCAG GCTCTGGACGCGTGTGCTGAAGCCAGGCCCGGGGCCGCTGCATG ggcctGTGACACTGCCCCTGGCAGAGCTGGCACCCCCTGCAGCCCCAGGACACCTGCTGACACGGAGATGGAGGTCAGCTCCGGCCAGGCTGGGCAGCACGACCACAGCACGCCGGTCACCCACGAG AGTGCCCACGGGGAGCTTGCTGGCCAGCAGGTTCCTCCAG GGCTGCTGGCAGCCGGGGGGCCCAGCCCTGGCCCCTCCGAGGAACCCGCTGGCGCTGGG GGCATGACTTCGGGGGACTCTGAGTCCTTGGTGACCGTCACCGTGCAGTGTGCCCTCACCCTGACCCTGACGGCCCCGAGAGGAGCTGACCTGTCCAGCCTGCGGGCCCTGATGAGCCAGGCCCTGCCCCGCCATGCCCAGCATGCCCAGCTCAG CTACCGAGACCCCAGCAAGGACGGGCGCTGGATGCCCCTGTCTGGGGATGAGGCGCTGCGGAGGGCCTGGCGGGACGCGGCTGGCCCCGGGGGTCTGCAGCTGCAGTGCCGGGTGAGCAGGGTGGGCGCGGGGGCGGCCTGCCCCTCTCCTGGGGCTGAGCTAACCCGCCAGTCCTCACCCTGCCGCAGGGAGTGGGCGGCCGGCCGGCCCTCTACCAGGTGGTGGCCCAGCACGTCTACTCCGCCCAGAGGCCCGAGGATCTGGCCTTGCAGCCAGGAGACACCGTGGACGTCCTGTGCGAAG TGGACCAGGCATGGCTGGAGGGCCACTGTGATGGGCGCGTCGGCATCTTCCCCAAGAGCTTTGCCGGCCCGGCTGCGCGGCACGCCTGAGGAGCTCGGTGGAGGAGGCCAGGGCGGGGAGGGTTTAATAAAGGCCTCTGCCTCCCACGTGTGTGACCTGTCTCTGCGCTTGACCGCTGAGAGGGCCTGA
- the NOXA1 gene encoding NADPH oxidase activator 1 isoform X8 encodes MPSLGDLLRDWHQGAQAVARGDWDCALRLFSSFSEPPARVSFNVGCVHLLAGDPEAALRAFDQAVTKDTCLAVGFLQRGVANFQLERFQEALSDFQRTLAQLRDNTTIDYTQLGLRFKLQAWEVLFNVAAVQSQLGLWAKAACSLGDAISKGPEGARSDLDIALGQVQKQVPLQPRQVPRGEVFRPHRRHLEHLEPVDFLGKAKVLASALAADSQRAAPPQPQALDACAEARPGAAAWACDTAPGRAGTPCSPRTPADTEMEVSSGQAGQHDHSTPVTHESAHGELAGQQVPPGLLAAGGPSPGPSEEPAGAGGMTSGDSESLVTVTVQCALTLTLTAPRGADLSSLRALMSQALPRHAQHAQLSYRDPSKDGRWMPLSGDEALRRAWRDAAGPGGLQLQCRGVGGRPALYQVVAQHVYSAQRPEDLALQPGDTVDVLCEVDQAWLEGHCDGRVGIFPKSFAGPAARHA; translated from the exons ATGCCCTCGCTCGGGGACCTGCTGCGCGACTGGCACCAGGGCGCGCAGGCCGTGGCGCGCGGGGACTGGGACTGCGCCCTGCGCCTCTTCTCGAGCTTCTCGGAGCCGCCCGCCAGGGTGAGCTTCAACGTGGGCTGCGTGCACCTGCTGGCCGGGGACCCGGAGGCCGCGCTGCGG GCATTTGACCAGGCAGTGACCAAGGACACCTGCTTGGCTGTCGGCTTCCTCCAGCGCGGAGTGGCCAACTTCCAGCTGGAGAG GTTCCAGGAGGCCCTGTCGGACTTCCAGCGCACCCTGGCCCAGCTGAGGGACAACACCACCATCGACTACACCCAGCTGGGCCTGCGGTTCAAGCTGCAAGCCTGGGAG GTGCTGTTCAATGTGGCTGCAGTGCAGAGCCAGCTGGGGCTCTGGGCCAAGGCCGCCTGCAGCCTGGGGGACGCCATCTCCAAGGGGCCGGAAGGGGCCCGCAGCGACCTGGACATCGCCCTGGGCCAAGTGCAG AAACAGGTCCCCCTGCAGCCTCGGCAGGTCCCCAGGGGTGAGGTCTTCCGGCCCCATAGGCGGCACCTGGAGCACCTGGAGCCTGTGGATTTCCTGGGCAAGGCCAAG GTGCTGGCCTCTGCCCTCGCCGCCGACTCACAGAGGGCCGCCCCGCCGCAGCCGCAG GCTCTGGACGCGTGTGCTGAAGCCAGGCCCGGGGCCGCTGCATG ggcctGTGACACTGCCCCTGGCAGAGCTGGCACCCCCTGCAGCCCCAGGACACCTGCTGACACGGAGATGGAGGTCAGCTCCGGCCAGGCTGGGCAGCACGACCACAGCACGCCGGTCACCCACGAG AGTGCCCACGGGGAGCTTGCTGGCCAGCAGGTTCCTCCAG GGCTGCTGGCAGCCGGGGGGCCCAGCCCTGGCCCCTCCGAGGAACCCGCTGGCGCTGGG GGCATGACTTCGGGGGACTCTGAGTCCTTGGTGACCGTCACCGTGCAGTGTGCCCTCACCCTGACCCTGACGGCCCCGAGAGGAGCTGACCTGTCCAGCCTGCGGGCCCTGATGAGCCAGGCCCTGCCCCGCCATGCCCAGCATGCCCAGCTCAG CTACCGAGACCCCAGCAAGGACGGGCGCTGGATGCCCCTGTCTGGGGATGAGGCGCTGCGGAGGGCCTGGCGGGACGCGGCTGGCCCCGGGGGTCTGCAGCTGCAGTGCCGG GGAGTGGGCGGCCGGCCGGCCCTCTACCAGGTGGTGGCCCAGCACGTCTACTCCGCCCAGAGGCCCGAGGATCTGGCCTTGCAGCCAGGAGACACCGTGGACGTCCTGTGCGAAG TGGACCAGGCATGGCTGGAGGGCCACTGTGATGGGCGCGTCGGCATCTTCCCCAAGAGCTTTGCCGGCCCGGCTGCGCGGCACGCCTGA
- the NOXA1 gene encoding NADPH oxidase activator 1 isoform X7, with amino-acid sequence MPSLGDLLRDWHQGAQAVARGDWDCALRLFSSFSEPPARVSFNVGCVHLLAGDPEAALRAFDQAVTKDTCLAVGFLQRGVANFQLERFQEALSDFQRTLAQLRDNTTIDYTQLGLRFKLQAWEVLFNVAAVQSQLGLWAKAACSLGDAISKGPEGARSDLDIALGQVQKQVPLQPRQVPRGEVFRPHRRHLEHLEPVDFLGKAKVLASALAADSQRAAPPQPQALDACAEARPGAAAWACDTAPGRAGTPCSPRTPADTEMEVSSGQAGQHDHSTPVTHESAHGELAGQQVPPGLLAAGGPSPGPSEEPAGAGGMTSGDSESLVTVTVQCALTLTLTAPRGADLSSLRALMSQALPRHAQHAQLSYRDPSKDGRWMPLSGDEALRRAWRDAAGPGGLQLQCRVSRVGAGAACPSPGAELTRQSSPCRREWAAGRPSTRWWPSTSTPPRGPRIWPCSQETPWTSCAKVEPALPGPGVPDGGSAHRRSDMLMPTVDQAWLEGHCDGRVGIFPKSFAGPAARHA; translated from the exons ATGCCCTCGCTCGGGGACCTGCTGCGCGACTGGCACCAGGGCGCGCAGGCCGTGGCGCGCGGGGACTGGGACTGCGCCCTGCGCCTCTTCTCGAGCTTCTCGGAGCCGCCCGCCAGGGTGAGCTTCAACGTGGGCTGCGTGCACCTGCTGGCCGGGGACCCGGAGGCCGCGCTGCGG GCATTTGACCAGGCAGTGACCAAGGACACCTGCTTGGCTGTCGGCTTCCTCCAGCGCGGAGTGGCCAACTTCCAGCTGGAGAG GTTCCAGGAGGCCCTGTCGGACTTCCAGCGCACCCTGGCCCAGCTGAGGGACAACACCACCATCGACTACACCCAGCTGGGCCTGCGGTTCAAGCTGCAAGCCTGGGAG GTGCTGTTCAATGTGGCTGCAGTGCAGAGCCAGCTGGGGCTCTGGGCCAAGGCCGCCTGCAGCCTGGGGGACGCCATCTCCAAGGGGCCGGAAGGGGCCCGCAGCGACCTGGACATCGCCCTGGGCCAAGTGCAG AAACAGGTCCCCCTGCAGCCTCGGCAGGTCCCCAGGGGTGAGGTCTTCCGGCCCCATAGGCGGCACCTGGAGCACCTGGAGCCTGTGGATTTCCTGGGCAAGGCCAAG GTGCTGGCCTCTGCCCTCGCCGCCGACTCACAGAGGGCCGCCCCGCCGCAGCCGCAG GCTCTGGACGCGTGTGCTGAAGCCAGGCCCGGGGCCGCTGCATG ggcctGTGACACTGCCCCTGGCAGAGCTGGCACCCCCTGCAGCCCCAGGACACCTGCTGACACGGAGATGGAGGTCAGCTCCGGCCAGGCTGGGCAGCACGACCACAGCACGCCGGTCACCCACGAG AGTGCCCACGGGGAGCTTGCTGGCCAGCAGGTTCCTCCAG GGCTGCTGGCAGCCGGGGGGCCCAGCCCTGGCCCCTCCGAGGAACCCGCTGGCGCTGGG GGCATGACTTCGGGGGACTCTGAGTCCTTGGTGACCGTCACCGTGCAGTGTGCCCTCACCCTGACCCTGACGGCCCCGAGAGGAGCTGACCTGTCCAGCCTGCGGGCCCTGATGAGCCAGGCCCTGCCCCGCCATGCCCAGCATGCCCAGCTCAG CTACCGAGACCCCAGCAAGGACGGGCGCTGGATGCCCCTGTCTGGGGATGAGGCGCTGCGGAGGGCCTGGCGGGACGCGGCTGGCCCCGGGGGTCTGCAGCTGCAGTGCCGGGTGAGCAGGGTGGGCGCGGGGGCGGCCTGCCCCTCTCCTGGGGCTGAGCTAACCCGCCAGTCCTCACCCTGCCGCAGGGAGTGGGCGGCCGGCCGGCCCTCTACCAGGTGGTGGCCCAGCACGTCTACTCCGCCCAGAGGCCCGAGGATCTGGCCTTGCAGCCAGGAGACACCGTGGACGTCCTGTGCGAAGGTAGAGCCTGCACTGCCCGGGCCGGGGGTGCCCGATGGGGGGTCTGCGCACAGACGCAGTGACATGCTGATGCCCACAGTGGACCAGGCATGGCTGGAGGGCCACTGTGATGGGCGCGTCGGCATCTTCCCCAAGAGCTTTGCCGGCCCGGCTGCGCGGCACGCCTGA
- the NOXA1 gene encoding NADPH oxidase activator 1 isoform X3, with protein sequence MPSLGDLLRDWHQGAQAVARGDWDCALRLFSSFSEPPARVSFNVGCVHLLAGDPEAALRAFDQAVTKDTCLAVGFLQRGVANFQLERFQEALSDFQRTLAQLRDNTTIDYTQLGLRFKLQAWEVLFNVAAVQSQLGLWAKAACSLGDAISKGPEGARSDLDIALGQVQKQVPLQPRQVPRGEVFRPHRRHLEHLEPVDFLGKAKVLASALAADSQRAAPPQPQALDACAEARPGAAAWACDTAPGRAGTPCSPRTPADTEMEVSSGQAGQHDHSTPVTHESAHGELAGQQVPPGLLAAGGPSPGPSEEPAGAGGMTSGDSESLVTVTVQCALTLTLTAPRGADLSSLRALMSQALPRHAQHAQLRWARTTWQGGEGALGWAPLSRALQEGRVRQRLSRSEVSTLRSCSPTQPPLRRLFAATETPARTGAGCPCLGMRRCGGPGGTRLAPGVCSCSAGEWAAGRPSTRWWPSTSTPPRGPRIWPCSQETPWTSCAKVEPALPGPGVPDGGSAHRRSDMLMPTVDQAWLEGHCDGRVGIFPKSFAGPAARHA encoded by the exons ATGCCCTCGCTCGGGGACCTGCTGCGCGACTGGCACCAGGGCGCGCAGGCCGTGGCGCGCGGGGACTGGGACTGCGCCCTGCGCCTCTTCTCGAGCTTCTCGGAGCCGCCCGCCAGGGTGAGCTTCAACGTGGGCTGCGTGCACCTGCTGGCCGGGGACCCGGAGGCCGCGCTGCGG GCATTTGACCAGGCAGTGACCAAGGACACCTGCTTGGCTGTCGGCTTCCTCCAGCGCGGAGTGGCCAACTTCCAGCTGGAGAG GTTCCAGGAGGCCCTGTCGGACTTCCAGCGCACCCTGGCCCAGCTGAGGGACAACACCACCATCGACTACACCCAGCTGGGCCTGCGGTTCAAGCTGCAAGCCTGGGAG GTGCTGTTCAATGTGGCTGCAGTGCAGAGCCAGCTGGGGCTCTGGGCCAAGGCCGCCTGCAGCCTGGGGGACGCCATCTCCAAGGGGCCGGAAGGGGCCCGCAGCGACCTGGACATCGCCCTGGGCCAAGTGCAG AAACAGGTCCCCCTGCAGCCTCGGCAGGTCCCCAGGGGTGAGGTCTTCCGGCCCCATAGGCGGCACCTGGAGCACCTGGAGCCTGTGGATTTCCTGGGCAAGGCCAAG GTGCTGGCCTCTGCCCTCGCCGCCGACTCACAGAGGGCCGCCCCGCCGCAGCCGCAG GCTCTGGACGCGTGTGCTGAAGCCAGGCCCGGGGCCGCTGCATG ggcctGTGACACTGCCCCTGGCAGAGCTGGCACCCCCTGCAGCCCCAGGACACCTGCTGACACGGAGATGGAGGTCAGCTCCGGCCAGGCTGGGCAGCACGACCACAGCACGCCGGTCACCCACGAG AGTGCCCACGGGGAGCTTGCTGGCCAGCAGGTTCCTCCAG GGCTGCTGGCAGCCGGGGGGCCCAGCCCTGGCCCCTCCGAGGAACCCGCTGGCGCTGGG GGCATGACTTCGGGGGACTCTGAGTCCTTGGTGACCGTCACCGTGCAGTGTGCCCTCACCCTGACCCTGACGGCCCCGAGAGGAGCTGACCTGTCCAGCCTGCGGGCCCTGATGAGCCAGGCCCTGCCCCGCCATGCCCAGCATGCCCAGCTCAGGTGGGCCAGGACGACGTggcagggcggggagggggctctgGGCTGGGCACCTCTCAGCCGTGCCCTGCAGGAGGGCCGGGTCCGTCAGAGGCTTTCGAGGTCAGAGGTGAGCACCCTCCGAAGCTGCTCACCCACGCAGCCCCCTCTGAGGCGTCTCTTTGCAGCTACCGAGACCCCAGCAAGGACGGGCGCTGGATGCCCCTGTCTGGGGATGAGGCGCTGCGGAGGGCCTGGCGGGACGCGGCTGGCCCCGGGGGTCTGCAGCTGCAGTGCCGG GGAGTGGGCGGCCGGCCGGCCCTCTACCAGGTGGTGGCCCAGCACGTCTACTCCGCCCAGAGGCCCGAGGATCTGGCCTTGCAGCCAGGAGACACCGTGGACGTCCTGTGCGAAGGTAGAGCCTGCACTGCCCGGGCCGGGGGTGCCCGATGGGGGGTCTGCGCACAGACGCAGTGACATGCTGATGCCCACAGTGGACCAGGCATGGCTGGAGGGCCACTGTGATGGGCGCGTCGGCATCTTCCCCAAGAGCTTTGCCGGCCCGGCTGCGCGGCACGCCTGA